A window of the Dyadobacter pollutisoli genome harbors these coding sequences:
- a CDS encoding glycosyltransferase family 2 protein, with amino-acid sequence MKLSVVIPAYNEEESITHTLTSLHSTLNKYNIPHEICVTNDNSKDGTLRVLDELSLEIPTLVYYTNPGPNGFGYAVRYGLERFKGDCVAVFMADMSDDPEDLAKYYFKMLEGDYDCVFGSRWEKGGKVVDYPAVKKLINRVANFIVRILMGIKYNDTTNAFKLYKRETIEGIKPFLAPHFNLTIELPLKAMVRGYNYAVVPNSWTNRKYGESKLKIKEMGSRYFFILMYCLIEKYFSQGDFMKKTVAPKKEVSR; translated from the coding sequence CCTATAACGAGGAGGAATCTATTACTCACACATTAACATCACTGCACAGTACATTAAATAAATACAATATTCCTCACGAGATCTGCGTAACAAACGACAATTCCAAAGACGGTACGCTCAGGGTTTTGGACGAGCTTTCTCTCGAAATTCCAACATTGGTTTACTACACCAATCCGGGCCCCAATGGTTTTGGCTACGCGGTAAGATATGGTCTCGAACGTTTCAAAGGAGATTGTGTGGCGGTTTTTATGGCCGATATGTCTGATGATCCCGAGGATCTTGCCAAATATTACTTCAAGATGCTGGAAGGCGATTATGACTGCGTTTTCGGCTCCCGCTGGGAAAAAGGAGGAAAAGTGGTTGATTATCCCGCAGTGAAAAAGCTGATCAACCGTGTCGCTAATTTCATCGTACGCATTTTGATGGGTATCAAATACAATGATACTACCAATGCCTTCAAGCTTTACAAAAGAGAGACTATCGAAGGTATTAAACCATTTTTGGCCCCTCACTTTAACCTGACCATTGAGCTTCCGCTCAAAGCAATGGTAAGAGGCTACAATTATGCGGTAGTTCCCAATAGTTGGACAAACCGGAAATATGGCGAATCCAAGCTCAAAATCAAGGAGATGGGAAGCAGGTACTTCTTCATATTAATGTACTGCCTCATTGAAAAGTACTTCTCGCAAGGTGACTTTATGAAGAAAACAGTTGCTCCAAAAAAGGAAGTCAGCAGGTAA